The DNA sequence CTTTGTTAGTTGCGCTTTTTCTAAGTAGCAACTTGTTAGCTCAAGTTCACGTTGGTGTTAAGGGTTCATTTAACATGATGAACATGAATGTCAAACTGAACGATAACAAAGTAGACGAATTTAAAATTAAACCCGCTTTTAATGCCGGTTTGTTTGCCGAATTCGCAATTGCCGATGAATTTTATTTACGTCCCGAGTTATTGTTTTCTTCAAAAGGAGCTGCCTATAAAAAAACAGAAGAATTTCTTCTTATAGATGAGAAAAGAGAAATTGATAGTAAAACAACTTTAAACTACATTGAACTTCCTATTTACTTCTTGTATAAAGGACGTTTAAGTTCAGGAAATG is a window from the Lentimicrobiaceae bacterium genome containing:
- a CDS encoding outer membrane beta-barrel protein, whose translation is MKKLILATSLLVALFLSSNLLAQVHVGVKGSFNMMNMNVKLNDNKVDEFKIKPAFNAGLFAEFAIADEFYLRPELLFSSKGAAYKKTEEFLLIDEKREIDSKTTLNYIELPIYFLYKGRLSSGN